The Bacteroidota bacterium genome window below encodes:
- a CDS encoding [Fe-Fe] hydrogenase large subunit C-terminal domain-containing protein has translation MSRKENIVPMVYTIRERCRICYTCVRECPAKAIKIATGQAEVIHSRCIGCGNCVKVCSQDAKQYYKRADKVLELLRAKKDVYACIAPSFPAEFREFDDYKILVGMIRALGFRKVQEVSFGADLVAIKYKELLAQNQLASYISSDCPGIVNFIEKYHPDLTKNLVPVVSPMQATARVMRQLYGDDIYIVFIGPCIAKKNEGGSVDEVITFRELREMFALQGVASFDVEPSEFDGPLGGHGSIFPVTRGLLHNLQPEGDILNNNYVVADGRHNFVDAIKELDSGLFSTDLLELLCCHGCIKGVGMTPGGKVYSQMDQVKKYASDKISKMDMKEWQKNIDRFISLDLEESFEANDQRILIATPEEINKILKFLGKESISDHLNCGACGYDTCEEHAIAIFKGIAEQEMCLPYTIEKLHKYNQELALSNEKLANIKLALKQSEKLAHMGQLSAGIAHELNNPLGVVIMYSNILLEDCPKDSQMREDLELIVHQADRCKNIVGGLLNFARTNQVRYASVAIAALADECVESVIVPANVELCVINNLATTNAMLDREQMVQAITNLIKNAIEAMPQGGKIEVILEETLDNIKISIHDNGTGIPKEHMEKLFTPFFTTKGVGKGTGLGLPTVYGIIKMHKGDVHVDSNTDPAEGPTGTTFIITLPKRRNEI, from the coding sequence ATGAGCCGCAAAGAGAACATAGTGCCAATGGTTTATACGATCAGGGAACGTTGCAGAATATGCTACACCTGCGTAAGAGAATGCCCTGCAAAAGCGATAAAGATTGCCACCGGCCAGGCCGAGGTAATCCACTCGCGCTGCATTGGCTGCGGCAACTGTGTTAAAGTGTGTAGCCAGGATGCCAAGCAATACTACAAACGTGCCGATAAAGTGCTTGAACTGCTGCGTGCAAAAAAAGATGTGTACGCTTGCATAGCACCAAGCTTTCCTGCGGAATTCAGAGAGTTTGACGACTATAAAATTCTGGTTGGAATGATTCGGGCGCTTGGCTTCAGGAAAGTTCAGGAGGTATCTTTTGGTGCTGACCTCGTTGCCATCAAATACAAGGAACTGCTTGCACAGAACCAACTTGCAAGTTATATCTCATCTGATTGCCCCGGTATTGTGAATTTCATTGAAAAATACCACCCTGACCTGACTAAAAATCTGGTTCCCGTGGTATCGCCGATGCAGGCCACAGCCAGAGTGATGCGACAACTATACGGTGATGATATCTATATTGTATTCATCGGCCCGTGTATTGCGAAGAAGAATGAAGGCGGCAGCGTTGATGAAGTAATAACCTTTCGTGAACTTCGTGAAATGTTCGCATTGCAGGGTGTCGCATCATTTGACGTTGAACCTTCAGAATTTGATGGTCCGCTTGGCGGGCATGGTTCAATTTTTCCGGTTACAAGAGGCCTGTTGCATAACCTCCAACCCGAAGGTGATATCTTAAATAATAACTACGTAGTGGCAGATGGCAGACACAATTTTGTAGATGCTATTAAAGAGCTGGACTCAGGTCTGTTTTCAACTGACCTTCTGGAATTGCTCTGCTGCCATGGCTGTATTAAAGGAGTTGGTATGACTCCCGGTGGCAAGGTGTATTCACAGATGGATCAGGTCAAAAAATATGCTTCAGACAAGATCAGTAAAATGGATATGAAGGAATGGCAGAAGAACATTGACCGTTTCATCAGCCTTGACCTTGAAGAGAGCTTTGAAGCCAACGACCAGCGTATACTTATTGCAACACCCGAAGAAATCAACAAGATTCTGAAATTTCTTGGAAAAGAAAGTATCAGCGATCACCTGAACTGCGGCGCGTGCGGCTATGATACCTGTGAAGAACATGCAATAGCAATTTTTAAAGGTATTGCCGAACAGGAAATGTGCCTGCCCTATACGATTGAAAAATTACATAAATACAATCAGGAGCTGGCACTCTCCAATGAGAAACTTGCAAACATCAAGCTTGCGCTGAAGCAATCAGAAAAACTGGCTCATATGGGGCAGCTTTCGGCCGGCATTGCTCACGAGTTGAACAATCCGCTTGGAGTGGTGATTATGTATAGCAATATTTTACTGGAAGATTGTCCGAAAGATTCACAAATGCGTGAAGACTTAGAACTCATCGTACATCAGGCTGATCGTTGTAAGAATATTGTTGGCGGACTTCTGAATTTTGCAAGGACCAATCAGGTCAGATATGCCTCTGTGGCAATTGCAGCATTAGCCGACGAATGCGTTGAGTCGGTTATTGTGCCTGCAAATGTGGAACTCTGTGTTATCAATAATCTGGCAACTACCAATGCCATGCTTGACAGAGAACAGATGGTTCAGGCTATTACCAATCTCATCAAGAATGCCATCGAAGCCATGCCGCAGGGCGGTAAAATCGAAGTCATTCTTGAAGAAACACTGGACAATATTAAAATTAGCATACACGACAACGGCACCGGCATTCCCAAAGAACATATGGAAAAACTCTTCACGCCTTTCTTTACAACAAAAGGCGTTGGAAAAGGCACCGGACTAGGCTTACCTACAGTTTATGGTATTATAAAAATGCATAAAGGCGACGTACATGTCGATTCCAATACCGACCCGGCGGAAGGCCCGACGGGCACAACATTCATCATTACTTTACCTAAAAGAAGAAACGAAATTTAA
- a CDS encoding response regulator, which produces MKTTNFKVLIADDDPDFLTFLEMNTKNMGHEVIAVSSQKEAEEELAKWKPDLAIFDLMMENKDSGFILSHKVKKLYPDVPVIIATAVTAETGLVFGLNSPGERTWIKADRYIDKSLRPEQLHKEINSLLK; this is translated from the coding sequence ATGAAAACAACAAATTTTAAAGTGCTCATTGCCGACGATGATCCCGATTTTCTGACATTCCTTGAAATGAACACGAAGAATATGGGACACGAAGTAATAGCTGTATCGAGCCAGAAAGAAGCTGAAGAAGAACTTGCAAAATGGAAACCCGATTTAGCCATCTTCGACCTTATGATGGAAAACAAAGACAGCGGTTTTATCCTGAGTCATAAAGTAAAAAAACTCTATCCTGATGTTCCGGTAATTATAGCAACCGCCGTAACTGCAGAAACCGGACTCGTTTTCGGATTGAACAGCCCCGGCGAACGCACATGGATTAAAGCAGACCGTTATATCGACAAGAGTCTGCGCCCGGAACAATTGCACAAAGAAATCAACAGCCTGCTTAAATAA
- a CDS encoding hybrid sensor histidine kinase/response regulator, which produces MEKLVVLVVDDESGIRSGIIRILKNYSVGFPFMDEDFEYVLHEAATGEEALSFIQENKTDIILLDNKLPGMLGIDVLEYINKNKYDIQVMMITSYASLELAVKATQNGAYNFVPKPFTPQELKSAMENITKHLFLKRMTNKMNEDDKSLRHQFLSVLSHELKSPINAVEGYLNMMQDRQAGNNMDDYAQMLDRSLIRLKGMRSLINDMLDLTRIESGKNNRHIGDVDLFDVAKFAIDTFDPLAKQKNLKVYFDSPENLHINADRQEMEIILNNLISNAIKYNNEGGQINIILKSTVSEITIIVEDTGIGMSADDITKLFHEFVRIKNLNTKNIVGTGLGLSIVKKIVEIYNGTIDVSSTPGKGTTFTINLPR; this is translated from the coding sequence ATGGAAAAGCTCGTAGTATTGGTTGTAGATGATGAATCGGGCATACGTTCCGGCATCATCAGGATACTTAAGAATTATAGTGTCGGATTCCCTTTCATGGATGAAGATTTTGAATACGTGCTGCACGAAGCGGCCACCGGCGAGGAAGCGCTGAGTTTTATCCAGGAAAACAAAACTGATATTATCCTCCTTGATAACAAATTGCCCGGTATGCTTGGCATTGATGTTCTTGAGTACATCAACAAGAACAAGTACGATATTCAGGTAATGATGATTACTTCGTATGCATCGCTCGAACTGGCAGTAAAAGCTACGCAGAACGGCGCCTACAATTTCGTACCCAAGCCTTTCACACCACAGGAACTTAAATCTGCCATGGAAAATATCACCAAGCATTTGTTCCTGAAACGCATGACCAACAAGATGAATGAAGACGACAAAAGTCTTCGTCATCAGTTTCTCTCAGTACTTTCACATGAGCTAAAATCGCCGATTAATGCGGTTGAAGGATACCTGAATATGATGCAGGACAGGCAGGCCGGGAATAATATGGACGATTACGCTCAAATGCTCGATCGTTCACTGATCCGTCTTAAAGGCATGCGCAGCCTCATTAATGACATGCTTGACCTGACCCGCATCGAGTCCGGAAAAAACAACAGACACATCGGTGATGTAGATTTATTCGACGTTGCAAAATTCGCAATCGATACTTTTGACCCACTGGCGAAACAGAAAAATTTAAAAGTGTATTTTGACTCGCCCGAAAATCTGCACATCAATGCCGACCGTCAGGAAATGGAAATCATTTTGAATAACCTGATATCAAATGCTATCAAGTATAACAACGAAGGTGGGCAGATAAACATTATTTTAAAATCAACCGTTTCGGAAATAACCATTATTGTAGAAGATACCGGTATCGGAATGTCTGCAGATGATATTACGAAACTGTTTCATGAATTTGTCCGGATTAAAAACCTGAATACAAAAAATATTGTTGGCACCGGACTCGGTCTTTCGATTGTTAAAAAAATTGTTGAGATATACAACGGAACCATAGACGTATCAAGCACTCCGGGCAAAGGAACCACATTCACAATTAATTTGCCAAGGTAA
- the hydG gene encoding [FeFe] hydrogenase H-cluster radical SAM maturase HydG has protein sequence MKFTPQNYSITDEAQKPFIDDKEIEGFLTIEPTVAQVREVIAKSLSKHRLSMEETAILINANSPESVKEIMDGARRLKQEIYGNRIVLFAPLYVGNYCKNNCSYCGFRSTNTDAIRHTLNRAELKKSVEALEDEGQKRLILVFGEHDAYSPEYIADTVRTVYAVKRRNGEIRRVNINAAPMEIEGYKVVKESGIGTYQIFQETYHKQTYAKYHLGGTKADYENRLISLDKAQIAGIDDVGIGVLFGLYDWKFELMALLRHVNHLEACFNVGPHTISFPRIQEASASTAGTDHRVNDEDFLKIIAILRLAVPYTGLILTAREPEHIRKQVLEFGVSQIDAGTKLEIGAYAENKGKRQNLKKEQFKVNDERSLSEVMDELITNGYLPSFCTSCYRQGRTGEHFMEFSVPGFIKRFCTPNAMLTLAEYLQDYATQEIKEKGWKLIRDHYGKVDLALQGEVLNRLERIKNGERDLYL, from the coding sequence ATGAAATTCACGCCACAAAATTACAGCATAACGGACGAAGCCCAAAAACCGTTCATTGATGATAAAGAGATAGAGGGCTTTCTGACCATTGAACCCACCGTGGCACAGGTGAGAGAAGTGATTGCGAAATCACTGTCGAAACACAGGCTCAGCATGGAGGAAACTGCCATCCTCATCAACGCCAACAGCCCGGAATCAGTAAAAGAAATTATGGATGGCGCTCGCCGCCTGAAGCAGGAAATTTACGGAAACCGTATTGTTTTATTTGCACCGCTTTATGTAGGAAATTATTGTAAAAACAATTGCTCTTACTGCGGATTCAGATCAACAAATACTGACGCTATAAGGCACACGCTTAACCGTGCCGAGCTGAAAAAAAGCGTTGAAGCACTTGAAGATGAAGGACAGAAAAGGCTCATCCTCGTTTTTGGTGAACACGACGCCTACTCACCGGAATATATTGCCGATACGGTTCGCACCGTGTATGCCGTGAAACGCAGAAATGGTGAAATCCGCAGAGTGAACATCAATGCGGCACCAATGGAAATTGAAGGATATAAAGTGGTTAAGGAATCGGGCATTGGCACGTATCAGATATTTCAGGAAACATACCATAAACAAACCTACGCGAAATATCACCTTGGCGGAACAAAAGCAGATTATGAAAACAGGCTGATATCTCTGGATAAAGCTCAGATAGCCGGAATTGATGATGTTGGTATTGGTGTTTTGTTCGGACTGTACGACTGGAAATTTGAGTTGATGGCTTTATTGCGTCATGTAAATCATCTTGAAGCCTGCTTCAATGTAGGCCCGCACACAATATCCTTCCCAAGAATTCAGGAAGCCTCAGCAAGCACCGCAGGTACAGACCACAGAGTAAATGATGAGGACTTTCTTAAAATAATTGCCATCCTCCGTCTTGCCGTTCCTTATACGGGACTTATTCTGACAGCCCGTGAACCGGAGCATATACGCAAACAGGTTCTCGAATTTGGAGTGTCCCAGATTGATGCAGGCACAAAATTGGAGATTGGCGCGTATGCCGAAAACAAAGGCAAACGCCAGAATCTTAAGAAAGAACAGTTCAAAGTGAACGACGAGCGCTCACTTTCGGAAGTCATGGATGAGCTTATCACCAACGGATACCTTCCCTCCTTTTGTACATCTTGCTACCGTCAGGGACGAACCGGTGAGCACTTCATGGAGTTCTCAGTACCCGGCTTCATCAAACGCTTTTGTACCCCGAATGCTATGCTGACACTTGCTGAATACCTGCAGGATTATGCAACACAGGAAATAAAAGAAAAAGGCTGGAAACTCATCCGCGATCATTACGGGAAAGTTGATCTTGCTTTACAAGGCGAAGTATTAAACCGACTTGAGCGCATCAAAAATGGTGAGCGCGACCTATATCTGTAA
- the hydF gene encoding [FeFe] hydrogenase H-cluster maturation GTPase HydF produces the protein MKGKDNKPHIGIFGRRNNGKSSLINALIGQDIAIVSEQPGTTTDPVKKSIEIFGIGPAIIVDTAGIDDTGELGQKRIAKTLEAMKTVDCAILVISENIFSDFETGLTALFEKYNIPYFILHNKSDLETLNAATIDKIRQFCDALYIDFSAAQPDHLDDVVELLKKTIPETSYQNVNLFEHIVNSGDHVLLVTPIDSEAPDGRMILPQMMAVRDALDKNTICTLVRETELEAALAKGPAPAVVVTDSQAFAFVSSVVPSNVPLTSFSILFARMKGDFEKYLEGSMLISDLKDGDKILILESCTHRVNCLDIGRFKLPAWLKNFTGKNLEFEVVAGHDNCKEPIKNYALVIQCGGCMFTRKQVINRLKPFIDEGVPVSNYGMAIAWINGILPRVVKPLGFDITASTKSAQLNTPAL, from the coding sequence ATGAAAGGAAAAGACAATAAACCACATATTGGTATCTTCGGAAGAAGGAACAACGGCAAAAGTTCGCTCATTAATGCACTCATCGGGCAGGATATTGCTATTGTTTCCGAACAGCCCGGAACCACAACTGATCCGGTTAAAAAATCAATTGAGATATTTGGAATAGGTCCTGCAATTATTGTAGATACTGCAGGTATTGATGATACCGGTGAACTCGGTCAAAAACGCATTGCAAAAACGCTTGAAGCAATGAAAACGGTTGATTGCGCGATTCTCGTCATCTCCGAAAACATCTTCAGCGACTTTGAAACCGGTCTTACGGCCCTCTTTGAAAAATACAATATTCCCTATTTTATTCTGCATAACAAATCGGACCTCGAAACACTGAATGCCGCAACTATTGACAAAATAAGACAATTTTGCGATGCGCTTTATATTGATTTCAGTGCGGCACAACCCGATCATCTGGACGATGTGGTTGAACTTTTGAAAAAAACCATCCCGGAGACAAGTTATCAAAACGTTAACTTATTTGAACATATTGTTAACTCTGGTGATCACGTACTTTTAGTCACGCCTATTGATTCCGAAGCACCTGATGGCAGGATGATTCTTCCACAAATGATGGCGGTTCGCGATGCACTTGATAAAAACACCATTTGCACACTGGTTCGTGAAACCGAACTTGAAGCTGCTCTTGCAAAAGGTCCGGCACCGGCTGTTGTTGTAACCGACAGCCAGGCATTTGCTTTTGTCAGTTCAGTGGTTCCATCAAATGTCCCACTCACAAGTTTCAGCATTTTGTTTGCACGTATGAAAGGTGATTTTGAAAAATACCTGGAAGGCAGCATGCTTATAAGCGACTTGAAAGACGGGGATAAAATACTTATTCTGGAATCATGCACCCACAGAGTGAATTGTCTGGATATAGGACGTTTCAAACTTCCGGCATGGCTTAAAAATTTCACCGGGAAAAATCTGGAATTTGAAGTTGTCGCCGGTCATGATAACTGCAAAGAGCCGATTAAAAATTATGCACTGGTGATACAGTGCGGCGGATGTATGTTCACGCGCAAACAAGTGATTAATCGGCTGAAACCCTTTATTGACGAGGGTGTTCCGGTTTCAAATTATGGCATGGCCATCGCGTGGATAAACGGAATACTGCCCAGAGTAGTAAAACCTTTAGGCTTTGATATAACAGCAAGTACCAAATCAGCACAGCTTAATACTCCCGCGCTATGA
- the hydE gene encoding [FeFe] hydrogenase H-cluster radical SAM maturase HydE yields MTNTGEIFSRERLIEMLSLHEPKAIESLYGLAKSIAYETFLGDVYMRGLIEVSNICAKNCNYCGIRADNGNIQRYLMPIEKVEEAAQFAFDNNLGSVVIQSGERNDKAFTDYLDDVIKMVMRISDGKLAITLSCGEQTEETYRRWFESGAKRYLLRIETTNIALYKTIHPNNNKHNFSHRLEALTALKDIGYITGTGVMIGLPGQTIADLADDLLFFRDLEVDMVGMGPYLVHAETPMAADEAKLLPIEKRFELSMKMISALRILMPDINIAASTALQAIKPEGRMLALHSGANVMMPNITPVEFTENYFLYDGKPGTTVEPAEKLEGIISDIRKAGFNPCFNVSGNPPHFYRTQQTA; encoded by the coding sequence ATGACAAACACCGGCGAAATTTTTTCGAGGGAGCGACTGATCGAAATGCTCTCTCTTCACGAACCCAAAGCAATAGAATCTCTTTATGGCCTCGCCAAAAGTATCGCATACGAAACATTCCTCGGCGATGTGTACATGCGAGGTCTGATAGAAGTATCCAACATCTGTGCTAAGAATTGTAACTACTGCGGCATTCGTGCCGATAATGGCAATATTCAACGTTACCTGATGCCCATCGAAAAAGTTGAAGAAGCAGCACAATTCGCTTTTGACAATAACCTTGGCTCGGTAGTAATTCAGTCGGGAGAGCGCAACGATAAAGCTTTTACAGACTATCTCGACGATGTCATTAAAATGGTAATGAGAATATCTGACGGCAAGCTGGCAATTACGCTCTCTTGCGGTGAACAAACAGAAGAGACGTACCGACGCTGGTTCGAAAGCGGAGCCAAACGCTATCTGCTAAGAATAGAGACTACAAATATCGCGCTTTACAAAACCATTCATCCCAATAATAACAAACACAATTTCTCGCATCGGCTGGAAGCCTTGACAGCGCTCAAAGATATCGGGTACATTACCGGAACCGGCGTAATGATTGGCCTTCCGGGGCAAACCATTGCCGACCTGGCTGACGACTTGTTGTTTTTCCGCGATCTTGAAGTGGACATGGTGGGTATGGGACCTTATCTTGTGCATGCCGAAACACCTATGGCTGCAGATGAAGCCAAACTTCTGCCCATAGAAAAACGCTTCGAACTTTCGATGAAGATGATTTCCGCTCTTCGAATTCTGATGCCCGATATCAATATTGCCGCGTCTACAGCTCTTCAGGCAATCAAGCCCGAAGGAAGGATGCTGGCGCTTCACAGCGGTGCAAACGTAATGATGCCCAACATTACGCCGGTTGAATTTACAGAAAACTATTTTCTCTATGACGGCAAACCGGGAACTACCGTTGAACCTGCTGAAAAACTTGAAGGAATAATAAGCGACATAAGGAAAGCCGGATTTAACCCATGTTTCAATGTTTCCGGAAACCCGCCACACTTCTACAGAACACAACAAACAGCCTAG
- a CDS encoding 4Fe-4S dicluster domain-containing protein — translation MSHNEHHTVDNSLAGKVRSETDVSAPRCYQCGKCSAGCPMAVEMDLTPSMVLRKLQTGNIQDEDDILRSMSIWYCLNCETCIARCPQEVDIPVMMDYLRSLSIKEGKVNPKAKKILAFHKSFLDSIKLTGKLSEIVLVADYKLRTLALTQDLNNMPGMIAKGKLHFIPERVKGIKAIKNIFKNTIDKKEKQK, via the coding sequence ATGAGCCATAACGAACATCATACCGTTGACAATTCACTTGCCGGAAAAGTAAGGTCAGAAACAGACGTTTCAGCTCCACGCTGCTACCAGTGCGGCAAATGCTCTGCCGGCTGCCCCATGGCAGTGGAAATGGATCTTACTCCAAGCATGGTTTTGCGCAAACTGCAAACGGGAAATATTCAGGATGAAGACGATATTCTCCGTTCTATGTCCATCTGGTATTGCCTGAACTGTGAAACCTGTATTGCCCGCTGTCCGCAGGAAGTAGATATTCCGGTTATGATGGATTATTTGCGGTCACTTTCTATTAAAGAAGGTAAAGTGAATCCAAAAGCGAAGAAGATTCTTGCCTTTCATAAATCATTTCTCGATTCTATTAAACTGACCGGAAAGCTTAGCGAAATAGTACTGGTAGCCGATTACAAACTCCGCACTTTGGCGCTCACACAAGACCTGAACAATATGCCGGGCATGATAGCCAAAGGCAAGCTGCACTTCATCCCCGAAAGAGTTAAAGGCATCAAAGCCATTAAAAATATCTTCAAAAATACCATTGATAAAAAGGAGAAACAAAAATGA
- a CDS encoding CoB--CoM heterodisulfide reductase iron-sulfur subunit B family protein — MRIGFYPGCSLTGSSREYNESVKAIAKAFNITFTTIPDWNCCGATAAHNLDKMLSLSLPARIIALAEKEGLTEVVVPCAACYNRLESTRSHLAENPTLRAQVAANLDIEYHGNVKILNVIQFIEKYITRDIHYKIQRNFFQKVACYYGCLLVRPSKVVGFDREEDPQSMDKVMKLLGAESIDWAFKTECCGAGFSISKTQTVARLSGNILEDAVLRGAEAVIVACPMCHSNLDMRRPEINNALKEKTNIPVLYITQAIGLAIGIDEHTLGLHRHFVQVNTKTVTIADRAHVMVEPTSKEN; from the coding sequence ATGAGAATAGGTTTTTATCCGGGGTGCTCACTTACAGGTTCCTCGCGTGAATACAATGAATCCGTCAAGGCAATTGCTAAGGCTTTCAACATAACCTTCACGACGATTCCGGACTGGAATTGCTGTGGCGCTACAGCAGCACATAATCTTGACAAGATGTTATCGCTGTCGTTGCCTGCCCGTATTATTGCGCTGGCTGAAAAGGAAGGACTTACTGAAGTGGTTGTGCCCTGCGCTGCCTGTTACAACAGGCTTGAATCAACACGTTCGCATTTGGCCGAAAATCCAACGCTCCGCGCACAGGTGGCGGCAAATCTGGATATCGAATATCACGGCAACGTTAAAATTCTCAATGTAATTCAGTTCATTGAAAAATATATTACCCGGGATATTCATTACAAAATTCAACGAAATTTTTTCCAAAAAGTAGCATGTTACTACGGCTGTCTGCTTGTCAGACCGAGCAAAGTAGTAGGTTTCGACCGTGAAGAAGATCCCCAATCTATGGATAAGGTAATGAAATTGCTGGGCGCAGAATCAATAGACTGGGCTTTTAAAACAGAATGCTGCGGCGCCGGATTTTCAATTTCAAAAACACAAACCGTAGCGCGCCTCTCAGGAAATATTCTTGAAGATGCCGTGCTTCGTGGCGCAGAAGCGGTAATTGTAGCATGTCCCATGTGTCATTCTAATCTGGATATGCGCAGACCTGAGATTAATAATGCACTTAAAGAAAAAACTAACATTCCTGTATTGTACATCACACAGGCAATCGGCCTTGCCATCGGTATCGATGAGCATACACTGGGCCTGCACAGGCACTTTGTGCAAGTGAATACAAAAACGGTTACTATAGCTGACAGGGCTCACGTAATGGTGGAACCAACAAGCAAGGAGAACTAA